One Streptococcus sp. S1 DNA window includes the following coding sequences:
- a CDS encoding NYN domain-containing protein, with protein MKRKILLVDGYNMIAFWQETRQLFQKSELDAARNILLQKLSHYASFEGIEVICVFDAQYMPGVRQTYEEFNVQVVFTGEDETADDYIERLAAELNTPLHQVSVATSDLNEQWTVFAQGALRVSARELEKRVAVVKGNLNHAQRVVNDQKPPMRPLDHEVLRQLQEMMGDK; from the coding sequence ATGAAACGAAAAATCTTATTGGTTGACGGCTATAATATGATTGCCTTTTGGCAGGAGACCCGCCAGCTCTTTCAAAAAAGTGAGCTCGATGCAGCCCGCAACATCCTTCTGCAAAAGCTGAGCCACTATGCTAGCTTTGAAGGGATCGAAGTCATCTGTGTCTTTGATGCCCAGTATATGCCAGGAGTGCGACAGACCTATGAGGAGTTCAATGTTCAGGTGGTCTTTACCGGCGAGGATGAGACGGCAGATGACTATATCGAGCGCTTGGCGGCAGAGCTTAACACGCCCCTCCACCAAGTATCGGTAGCGACCAGTGACTTAAATGAGCAATGGACCGTCTTTGCTCAAGGGGCCCTTCGGGTATCTGCCAGAGAGTTAGAAAAACGGGTCGCAGTTGTCAAAGGGAATCTCAATCATGCGCAGCGAGTGGTGAACGATCAAAAACCACCCATGCGACCGCTCGATCACGAAGTATTGCGACAATTACAAGAAATGATGGGAGACAAGTAA
- the rlmB gene encoding 23S rRNA (guanosine(2251)-2'-O)-methyltransferase RlmB, with translation MEKNDIVYGVHAVTEALQANTGNKLYIQEDLRGKNVDKIKALAAEKKVSISWTPKKTLQEMTEGAVHQGFVLRVAAFAYTDLAAILKQTAKEENPLLLILDGLTDPHNLGSILRTADATNVSGVIIPKHRAVGVTPVVSKTSTGAVEHIPIARVTNLSQTLDKLKEEGFWIFGTDMNGTPSHQWNTAGKLALIIGNEGKGISANIKKQVDEMITIPMNGHVQSLNASVAAAILMYEVFRNRL, from the coding sequence ATGGAAAAAAACGATATCGTATACGGTGTCCACGCAGTCACCGAGGCTTTACAAGCCAATACAGGCAATAAATTATATATTCAAGAAGACCTTCGAGGAAAAAATGTCGACAAGATCAAGGCCTTAGCAGCTGAGAAAAAAGTGTCGATTTCTTGGACGCCAAAGAAAACCCTGCAGGAAATGACGGAAGGAGCTGTTCACCAAGGCTTTGTTCTCCGTGTGGCAGCCTTTGCTTACACAGACTTGGCAGCGATTCTGAAACAGACAGCCAAAGAAGAGAACCCTCTTTTATTGATTCTCGATGGCTTAACAGATCCGCACAATCTTGGATCTATCTTACGGACAGCTGATGCGACCAATGTCTCAGGAGTCATCATTCCTAAGCACCGGGCGGTTGGGGTAACCCCAGTGGTTTCTAAAACTTCTACCGGAGCAGTGGAACACATTCCCATTGCGCGTGTGACCAATCTTAGCCAAACCTTAGACAAGCTAAAAGAAGAAGGCTTCTGGATCTTTGGGACCGACATGAACGGCACGCCATCGCATCAGTGGAATACGGCTGGCAAGTTAGCCTTGATCATTGGTAATGAAGGAAAAGGGATCTCAGCCAATATCAAAAAACAAGTTGATGAGATGATCACCATTCCCATGAATGGCCATGTTCAAAGCCTCAATGCCAGTGTGGCAGCAGCCATTCTCATGTATGAGGTCTTTCGCAACCGACTATAA
- a CDS encoding aromatic acid exporter family protein, whose protein sequence is MPLFQRTIKLTLATCLAAALAYALGLTYAISAGIIAILSISDTRRSTIKQAYQRFMSTLLALAIGSLAFSFLGFNLWALGAFIALYVPGAFLLGWQIGITPSTVLVTHLLIEQSTSWGLLLNELALFLIGTSFALLANLYMPSNQGAIDHYHDVVEDQLKKILGRFAELLGKGDGRNDARLIKELDGILKDALKLVYLDHSNHLFHQTNYHIHYFEMRKRQNDILRDMAENVNRCLLAASESIILAQLFKKTAQQLSQENPAQDLLDDISQYLAIFRERPLPKTREEFETRATLLQLLRDLENFIQIKVDFYQQFHQETE, encoded by the coding sequence ATGCCTCTTTTTCAACGAACCATCAAGCTCACCTTGGCCACCTGTTTAGCAGCTGCCCTTGCTTATGCTCTGGGCTTGACCTATGCCATCTCAGCTGGCATCATTGCCATCTTGAGTATCTCTGATACGCGTCGCAGTACCATCAAGCAGGCCTACCAGCGCTTTATGTCGACCTTGTTGGCCCTTGCTATCGGAAGTCTCGCCTTTTCCTTTTTAGGGTTCAACCTCTGGGCATTGGGAGCCTTTATCGCTCTCTATGTTCCTGGTGCCTTTCTATTGGGCTGGCAAATCGGCATCACGCCAAGTACGGTGCTGGTCACCCATCTCTTAATTGAGCAGTCTACTTCCTGGGGACTCTTGCTCAATGAACTTGCTCTCTTTTTAATTGGGACCAGCTTTGCCTTGCTGGCCAATCTCTATATGCCCTCTAACCAGGGAGCAATCGATCACTACCACGATGTTGTCGAAGACCAACTGAAAAAGATCCTTGGTCGTTTTGCGGAATTACTTGGTAAAGGGGATGGTCGCAATGATGCTCGCTTGATCAAGGAATTGGACGGTATCCTAAAGGACGCTTTGAAGCTAGTTTATCTGGACCATTCCAACCACCTCTTTCACCAAACCAACTACCATATTCACTACTTTGAAATGCGCAAGCGGCAAAATGATATCCTGCGGGATATGGCAGAAAACGTCAACCGTTGTCTGTTAGCTGCGAGTGAAAGCATAATCCTTGCTCAACTTTTTAAGAAGACGGCCCAACAGTTAAGTCAGGAAAATCCTGCCCAAGATCTTCTAGATGATATTAGTCAGTATTTGGCGATCTTTCGCGAACGCCCTCTTCCCAAGACCCGTGAAGAATTTGAAACACGCGCCACCTTGCTCCAGTTGTTAAGAGACTTAGAAAATTTCATCCAGATCAAGGTTGATTTTTACCAACAATTTCATCAGGAGACAGAATAG